TCTCGTTTGATTTTGACATCacgatgtcaaaagaggtgaaagtATGATGCAGAAAAGAAGACGAGAACATTACCCGTGCGGTGACATGAGATGATTTCACATTCTACTTCCCCACGTGCTACCTTTTAAAAGTGTCTACTTTCTTTTGATTGAATTTCAAATGCGAACCAAAAACAAACTTTCTCCACATCTTCATATAACGTTCATAACCTGCATTCAGCTGTGTTTTAGTGTTACTTGTTTTATTAAAACGTGTCAGTTAATTTGGGAGTGAAAACAGTTCACGCTTCTGTAAACTGGGACTTTTACATACAACCATATTCTCTTAAAATGTTGTTTCTTCACATCTGTGTGAAACGAAAAAACCAAACTCAAATGAAAGCCAGCTCATCTGCCGACATTTGGGTGGTAAATCCATCCTAAAACAGTTGGTGGTATTACTTTGCAGGTGCGGGAGCAGAATCTACGGGCCGCCGTGATCATGTctaaggcaaaaaaaaacaaaatgacattGGTGATCACTTTAACAACTTCATCCTAAGCCCAGCATTTGGTTTCAAGCTTTTTCAAggggagaaaaataaaacaaaaacatgaaagtgtggggggaaaaaaaacgaaagagGAGCAACAAACGGGGCAAATACTTCACTCCTTTTGGGCAGGTGTGTCAGGGTTTAGGGGGGGGTCAGATGGTGTCTGAGTTTTAATGTGACTGGTAAACTCTACAGGAAGTTGTATAAAGCTGGAAGGGGGATGACAGTGTTTAAAAGCTGGGGGGGCAGGGTGGGGTAAGACTGGCGGGCGGGGCTCCCTCGGGCTGCACTACCTGTGGACCGGTAGGTGCAGACCGTTGAGGGGGTTGAGCGGGTGGGGTAGGGAAGGGTGCAGCTCCAGCTGGGCCAACAGAGAGAAGTGGTCCGAGGGGACGTGTGGGTGGGGGCAGCCAGTGATGTTGTTGTCTATGAGCCACTGGCTGTCCAGCGGCCCCAGGACGCCCAGGGCACTCATATGCGTCTTGGAGAAGAAGATATAGTCGATGACACCCTGCAGACGCAAAGACACCATCAGTGTGGGGAAAAAGGACAGGCAGCATTTTGACTTGCGACTTGGATTTAGTCTCAAAAAAGGCAAACTTGGTTCTGTCAGAATTTAACCACATCGACTGGCAGCTGAATTATTCTGGCAGACAATCACCAGTGAAGGAGTCCTTTTgtaggcatctttatttatatagcgcagtTCATACCACAGGcgactcaatgtgctttacataaagacaaggcatttaaaagaacagcataaagcagcataaaaacaagcaatttaaagagaataaaaaaaatagataaaaattaaaacacacagttaaaagcaatcaaagaagaggggaaaaaagaaaaatataaaataattaaaaaggatttatagcattatgctttaaaatgatttaaaggaactcaaccgtaagcacaccgaaagagaaatgtttttaacctggatttaaaagtgcttacaggcggatttcagttctgctggtagtttgtagcTTTATAACTTCAGAACTGGTGCTGGGGAAGGCTCAACGGCATGCATTAAGTTAAGCTAAAAAACTTCTGACGGCTGCAGCTTAATACGTTCCATTAGAAACTCGACATTTATTGATTTAATCCAGTAACTCCTCTGATAAGCTCATAAATGCAGTGTTCCCATCAAACCACACACATGAGAATGTGAAGAGGACTTACACCGTACTGCATTgctcttacactggaaaaaatgcccctccaaaattaagtaagaaaaacaacaaataagatgtttttgcttgaaataagcaaataaatctgccaatggaactagtgaaaatcggcttgtcaagatttcttgaaataagatgtgatatttgggacttttgagataaaagtgatcttgaaattagcttaaaaacctcttcaaatgtcaaaaaaagcttgtttcatatgaaatccgactcaaaacaatttgttttcaagactttttcattcaacaagatattccagatgtattgtcttcaaataagtccctatatctggctgaaatagtactcgttaggcagttgtgtctgatattaagtgtaatgagatattttgattagaaatgagacaaatatacttggtaagactttgattttttccagtgtagggtATTTTGTCTATAAATCAtttcttgtgttttctgttcCATTGCGGTTTGTTAACCGGCAGATCTCGCATTCGTATCGTTGCATGTTGATGTTCGCACAGAGGAAATAAACTCTCAACCCAACAGCTCATCAACTTTCAGGAAATGTTAAGTTACCCTTTGGATGGGTATGAGAATGTAAGCTTGACTCATTTCATTCTATCCCACTTATTATTAATTAGTCATCTAAGTAGCTGATGAGGTTATAGaactagttgttgctgctgtaaagcaaaaaaaaaaaaagaaaaaaaagaagaaaactgcaCAGAGCAGAGATTCTCTGACTGAAAAAAGTCCCACGAAAGGAAGAGAAAACATCTGGAGGTAGTTTGTAGCCATGGTGGTGGAGCAGAAAACCTTTAATATGTGTGACAGTCGCCTGCGTGACTCATTTGAAACCAAAGAGAAAATGATGACAATGAAAGAACGAGACAGGGGCCGATTCAAACACTTAACCAGTAAGAGCTTTCAGAAGAAAGCACAGAAACATGTTCGGCAGCACTGTGAAGCGTAACCTGTTTGAGGCCTGCTTTTCCCACTGGAATCTTCCAACAGCAAACTACTCATAACGATAAAAACAATCCACACATATTAATGCGTCTGACAGTAAACTCAGTGTCACATCTGTTGGATTTATGTTTGAAGCACTCGCTGTTTCTGCTCTTTAATTTGATGCTCGGTTTTCCAAAACTTCCCATTTTCCAGTCAGATACTAAATGAAAATGGATGTTAACATTCTTCTGTTGCTTTTTCAGAAAGATGGTTTAGTTTTGGGTGGAAAGCACTGAACCTGAGCCCTAAACATCTACACAATTCCTGGGGAATTTTGTGCAatctaaaatgataaaaaaaaaaaaaaaaaaaaaaaaaaaatcaataatagCTGTTCAAGTTTCACGAGCCTGCTGGTTTATTCAGAAATTTCCTGCCATGTAGACATGACTGCGGTCTGTAAGTGCGATAAAAAAAGCACCCAGAAGCCTAAACCCGTGCAGCCGGCTCTGGAAAACCATCAGTTGACTGCACATTTAGGAGATTTCAGCGGGAGGTTTCTACCTTGAAGTCGTACGTGTAGTTGGTGTAAGGCATCAGATTGCTGTCGTAGGCGCTCTTCAGCTGGAAACTGTGTGAGATGCTTCCGTCCGAGTTGCCGTTCTTGCCATTGCAGTTGAAGTTGGTCAGACATTCGTTGTAGCGCAGCTCCTTAAAGTCTTTGTGGTTGTCGGCCACTCCTCCGTTGCTCAGGTATTCCACCACACCTGGATCcaagagcaggaagagtttcaATACGGAAGCTCCCATTTTACCTCAAACAGCTGGTGCGTGTCTTTAAGTCAATGGATGACGGGGCTCCAATTTGTCACCAGTTGGCTGAAAGGGAATGTACTGGCAGATCTGTGAGTGATGTTATTTGATACCATTCAGCAATTACAGTCATACACCAACAATGTTACTGAAGCTGAAAAGATCTGAGGGCTCCTAACAATGGAGGCGACCGTACCAGAGTCTGGCAGTGAGTTGAGGTCAGCACACAGGACGATGGGGATAGAGGACGGGTCAGAGGTCGGTGAGCCTGTCACCACTGAGCCCGAGGCCCTCTCAGCGATGCTCTTCAGCTCCGACAGAAACATCATGGTTTGTATCAATTTAACGTCGGAGTACTCGGGGTCCCAGTGCAAGTGGGCATTAGCCACCAGGATCAGCTGCCTGTCCTGTGGTGGCTTCATGTCTGAAagtagagacaaaaaaaaacaaaagagaaaggaTTCTATCTGAGAAAAAGTCCAGAATTACTGCACAATAACAAAAATGAACAGGAAAAGGCCGTAAAAGCCTAAAATAATGAGATCTAACACAGTAAGGGGGCACAGGGGCCTTTCCGCTGGGCCATGATGCAACTTTAGAAACTCAAAAGAGCTGAGACATCAAAACAACtgaaaagaagaggaggagttTACTAAATGTAAATGAACAAATTCTAAATCAGGGAAACTTACTCCACATGGATGAAGCTGTTCACTGGTTACATAATATCGTTAAAtctcaacaaaataaactggTGAACCTCCTTTTCGTGCGTCACTGAACTAAAAACTCTGCATTTAGCTGACATTGTGTTAAAAATCACTTGTGACATCTTGTGGGAAAAACAAACTACTGCACATAAACTTTTCCTCAGCAGCTTTTCTGGTTCCACTATTTTGCTTCATCTCATTCATGAAATCATCGTACGCTGGTGATACAGGCACAGTGCGTCTTTTAGGTGGAAAAGTCAGCTGTTTAAACTGGTAACCATGGTGAAACAACCAGTAGTTGATTAGttagctctgattggtccaatTCACTTGTTTATGaagttttattaaaaaataaaataaaaatgaagtgacaattagggatgtcccgatcagttttttttgtcatttgattttgagtatctgccgataccgagtcccgatccgaaacttctacagtacattaaaaaaaattaagaaaggcgaagaaacagatccaggatgtccctgatttttttattttattcacttattttatcatttaacactaataaacagagcacttctgtgaggaaGCTTGAAccaaaaaagtaatcaagtaataaactaATTCTTCACGTTCTAGTTTAGTGCAACACTGTCTAATagaaaaacgagcagcagctcaacttgaaatacatggcaggcatgtaaacaaataagcaaataaaagtgccacagtgtaataaagtaaggccagtaatgtgcttttcggaactgcactcctaattcttactctgctcctctggcttcacagaaggaaatgtacgtttttcttgatgaaaaccaacatctctacctcgTCAGGTTTGAgtctgttcctgttctcatcaagcaTGTTAGCCATGTCCTCtccacctcttgaaatcccaagtttgcatatctcacagtttgcaatcgcaatatttttgtcatccactttaaaatacttccacaccgcggacattcggcccccagcttcaagctgctgccgtgttctgcttcgctttacgccacgcagcaaagtgacgtcatgatgcatgcgttgtttctgtgtggagttgagaccatagacataaaaattcggggagttatgattattgtagttggggataaacaccttcctcagtcAAAATAAATGCACTGGGGAGGCactggagacccatccaagatggcggccgcgctgatacaTCCATGGTCAGCTCCAACAGGCAGCatcagtctatgaggcgtctacgtatattatggttggtctgactctgtaccaccacataagtGTAAATATTAAGccgttattttttcccatttgttttgaaatattatagttctgatcaaaaaaatgagaataaatatacatataggctatatatccgATCGCTGATCGGGATGAAACGTTCGATACCGATCGAGtcagaaaccacgtgatcgACCCCGATTTCCAATCACGTGGTCGGATTGGGACATCcctaggcaaggcatctttatttatatagcacatttcataccacaggcaactcaatgtgctttacataaagacaaggcatttaaaagaacagaaaaacaagcaatttaaagagaataaaaaaaaattgaataaaaaataaaacacagttaaaagcaatcaaagaagaaggaaaaagaaaaatataaactcaaccataagcacaccgaaagaaaaatgtttttaaccctAGTGACAATAATTACCAGACTGATTGCAAAATAGAACTTATTTCTTTACTGGCTCCACTTTTGGGCTTTAAGTGTGAAAGTTTGACTGATGGCAGCACAATGCATTCTGATCTCTCAGTTTAACGTTAGCTAACCTGCAGCAGGTCGTTCACATCACGGTCGCCCGTTCTTACCTCCGGAGAACATGTCCTTATTGACTTCCAGCAGAACGGCCACTCCAATGTTGTCTTTGGTCATCACTCTGTTCAGCATGACCTCGGATCCCTCAGAGTTGGCCATGGCAACCTGATTGAACTCCACCGTGTGTTTTTGGACCAAAGTAAACCTGCAGAGAACAAAGTAGCAGAAATTTGCACAAGGACTTAGGAAACTCCTGTTTGCTTAATCTCATTTCGAATCAAAAATAAATTTACACTGCATGCTGTCACAATGCGGTCACAGCCCGCTGTGACCCGGGAAGCTTGTTCTGTAAAGTGTGAAACTAAAAGCTCTTAAGCTCACTTGTCGGTCTTGAAGAACACCGCGCAGCCGTCCACGTGTTTCCTTTCCTGTTCTGAGACCAGTTTGGCACGAGATTTGGGACAGAAGTAGCCATCGTAGCCGCGATCTTTTAGCGTTTCCAGGAACAATGTGTAATACTGCTCTGTTTCCACCtcctgcagacacacagaaaaCAACCATCATCGACGGGTCGATGCACGCTCACAGTGCAGAAAGACGTCGGCTGAGATTCCTGGACATGAATCACATTCAAAGTTAATCTTTGACCATTTCACTTTAGCCATGTTTTCATTCAATTGTGAAGCTAATGTGAAGCAAAGGGTCAGCCGTGCAGGAGCTGATCTGAAGGGACGACCGAAGGCTGCAAAGTGTCGCAGGGGGATGCACGTGGCtgtgaaaaacacagcaggaagcAAAGCTTGATGAAGAAGACACAACGGCTGCATACAAGGCAAAAGTGATGAGGGGTCTTCAGGGAAGCTTTTCAGATtattctttaaagggatagtttgcctcttttgacatgaagctgtatgacatcccatattagcaacatcatttatgaacattttcttaccctctgctgcgtcctgtgagccgagttccagcctcgttttggcgttgacgaaggtagtccggctagttggctggggttccgaaaaaaaagcgttttgcttctcaaaataatatgggttcaaaagagtaatacatttgcatcaaaaaatcgttagccagaaaaagtcagacctcacaatcgcttggcgctatttttgcctcgtGCTGCCGCTTGCcaatagccgcgcctgttacggtgtttactgctcagaaACAGggggctgctcggtctgcacggtttacacagcaggcagtgatacaaagggagagaaaatagggccaagtgattgtgaggtctgactttttctggctaacgattttgtgatgcaaatgtattactcttttgaatgcatattgttttgaaaagcaaaacgctttattttcgggaccccagcaaactagccggactaccttcgtcaacgccaaaacgaggctggaactctgctcacgggacgcagcagggggtaagaaaatgttcataaatgatgttgctaatatgggatgtcatacagcttcatgtcaaaagaggcgaactatccctttaatgcttcagtatgcttctccatcGCTATCCGTCagctctccgtcctttcgaagttctccgtcgggatgtcggatacgcaaggcaattcacctcccgatcagtaggcgtcgctacgttaaacgacccaatctcgcgacgtctatagtgaaagtcgttgattgattgtttaccttccggaacgatggcgagcgagagagaaagactgctggtggagttggagcttattgattttgaaatgcaaataattttgaccaaatgttgaccggcacacagtaaactctttcaaaaatggcggtgttgttgttctgagaggaaggagctaaaccggaaaagtgattcaggaaattatgttgttagccgaccaatcacaacccttgcggtagatagtgttgtggccatttatgttttgtaAGAGATGGGTTCTAtcggtttggttttctttgggaTATTGGAATATACTTTGGTTGATTTGGTGTCAAGATCTGGGGTTCATTTTTGTATTTCAGattgtttaaattattttggtgACATTTAGACCCGCCCATTAATCAgacagattaagaacacaccaggggctcttttttgtttgtcaaatgtcCGGTGGGAGGATGGGAGGTGGttgttgaatgatttttttgaccacttttagATCTTATTAAATCCAAATAAGTGAACTTTCGTTTTCATCCAAAttgtaagaatttttttttgtcattgttttgttcatattttttttgttgttaaaaaataaactacatatattttttaacaatcaactgaagtgcgtgcaagaacacaaccacctgctgccacccacggcctttGTTGGAAAATATAATTTGGAAACTTAAAAGGCCGCGACAGATACAAAGGAACTTTGGCCGACGCACCCAAGCGACGGAgcgcgtctccgggagggtctccggtgacggagagggctctccgtaggcgaccataaatcagcctttactgTGAATGCTGAACATATTTATTCAGGAGGAGCACAGGCAGCTGATCCATCGTTCGAGTCACTCGTTCGCCACATTATTCGTTTCCACACTCCCAATGTGCTGAGTTAACACGTCAACAGTTAACTGTCACGCTCTCCAACACTACTGAAGCCTGACAGCACAGATGTGTGATATGTTGGCACAGCTGAGGCGGACATGTT
This Odontesthes bonariensis isolate fOdoBon6 chromosome 6, fOdoBon6.hap1, whole genome shotgun sequence DNA region includes the following protein-coding sequences:
- the cnot6l gene encoding CCR4-NOT transcription complex subunit 6-like — translated: MPKEKYDPPDPRRCYTIMSTEELASGKKSHWAELEISGRVRSLSSSLWTLTHLTALHINDNNLSRIPPDIAKLPNLVYLNLSSNKLRSLPAELGNMVSLRELLLNNNLLRVLPYELGRLFQLQTLGLKGNPLSQDILNLYQEPDGTRKLLNYMLDNLAVHPEQLPQRPWITLKERDQMIPTAVFTVMCYNVLCDKYATRQLYGYCPSWALNWEYRKKGIMEEITNCDVDIISLQEVETEQYYTLFLETLKDRGYDGYFCPKSRAKLVSEQERKHVDGCAVFFKTDKFTLVQKHTVEFNQVAMANSEGSEVMLNRVMTKDNIGVAVLLEVNKDMFSGDMKPPQDRQLILVANAHLHWDPEYSDVKLIQTMMFLSELKSIAERASGSVVTGSPTSDPSSIPIVLCADLNSLPDSGVVEYLSNGGVADNHKDFKELRYNECLTNFNCNGKNGNSDGSISHSFQLKSAYDSNLMPYTNYTYDFKGVIDYIFFSKTHMSALGVLGPLDSQWLIDNNITGCPHPHVPSDHFSLLAQLELHPSLPHPLNPLNGLHLPVHR